The DNA sequence AATCCTGCCGCAGCTGAATTTAATAATGGTCCTGTCAGACCCTTGTTGCTGAGTCAGTCTGCGCAGTTTGCGACTTCATCATGGCTGAATAAAAATGAAAATCCATTTGGAAGCGGATTATAAAAGTTACACAGCATTCAACCCTGTCTACAGTTTTGATGGGCATCTTCTCTCTGTCGAACTGCTGACCCATTTCTCGCACAGCACGGCCAATGTGGCGATCCCGCAAGAGCTCCTGCTCCCGCAGTTGAGCTGTGAGCAACGGATGACCTTGCTGCAAAGCCAAATTAACAGTATTCAAAAACATCATGCCTTTTTTAGCGAGCAGGGTGTGAAAGTGACGTTGAAAATAGACGAGATTTCCACAAAGGCCATTCTTGAAAGTGATTTTCTGAAATATAAACTGGACGGATTGTCTTGGCTTGAACTGGAAATAAACGAAAGCTTTCCGGATTTAAAACTGGGCAAGGATCACCCGGGG is a window from the Pantoea sp. CCBC3-3-1 genome containing:
- a CDS encoding EAL domain-containing protein, which translates into the protein MKIHLEADYKSYTAFNPVYSFDGHLLSVELLTHFSHSTANVAIPQELLLPQLSCEQRMTLLQSQINSIQKHHAFFSEQGVKVTLKIDEISTKAILESDFLKYKLDGLSWLELEINESFPDLKLGKDHPGLMALSERFDLSLANYGSGKAPSKAVYDDLFFRIKLDKGFIQHHINRLTFRPLISTVLDHIKPHCQQIIVQGIDDISGLEKISDYAFDGIQSALFSPVTEEALPSLIHPPKVLTGELVQ